The proteins below are encoded in one region of Halorhodospira halochloris:
- a CDS encoding YqaJ viral recombinase family protein translates to MTVATEGVVCLESRGQRSRAPEHWGQAHRLVETRDLDRATWLSIRRGGIGASEAAAVIGMHPYSSPLEVWLDKSGRQVEQSAESVDPQNPAWWGQLLEPTVADAYAQVTGRKVRRVNAILQHPEHPWMLCNLDREVVGDPDIQILEIKTTGVMEARRWRNGVPQHVQLQVQHQLAVTGQRAADVAVLIGGQNLEIHRIERDEDVIERLIALEQAFWSCVEADTPPRPDGSESSAQALRELYQESHTGTVVDFQEDAELGRSFAQLQRVREEIAERRRREDVLKQSIQAAMGEAEKAIFPTGTVTWKQSAPSNRVDTKALEADYPELVARYKQQVPGSRRFTIRD, encoded by the coding sequence ATGACGGTAGCCACTGAAGGCGTTGTGTGTCTTGAAAGCCGTGGCCAGCGTAGCCGTGCTCCGGAGCACTGGGGTCAGGCGCATCGTCTGGTCGAGACAAGGGATCTAGATCGTGCGACGTGGTTGTCGATCCGTCGTGGTGGAATTGGGGCATCTGAGGCAGCGGCTGTAATTGGCATGCATCCGTACTCCTCGCCACTGGAGGTTTGGCTTGATAAGAGCGGACGGCAGGTCGAGCAATCGGCAGAGTCAGTCGATCCGCAAAATCCTGCCTGGTGGGGGCAGCTCCTTGAGCCGACCGTAGCCGATGCTTACGCCCAGGTCACCGGGCGTAAGGTGCGGCGCGTCAACGCCATCCTCCAGCACCCCGAGCATCCTTGGATGCTATGTAACTTAGACCGTGAGGTGGTCGGTGATCCTGATATCCAAATCTTGGAGATCAAGACCACGGGTGTAATGGAGGCGAGGCGTTGGCGCAATGGAGTACCGCAACACGTGCAGCTGCAGGTTCAGCACCAGTTAGCGGTGACTGGGCAAAGGGCGGCTGACGTTGCTGTTCTTATCGGTGGTCAGAACTTGGAAATACACCGCATCGAGCGCGATGAGGATGTGATAGAGCGGTTGATCGCCCTGGAGCAAGCCTTCTGGTCCTGTGTCGAGGCGGATACTCCGCCACGGCCCGATGGTTCCGAAAGTTCGGCTCAAGCCCTACGCGAGCTTTACCAGGAGAGCCATACAGGGACAGTTGTTGACTTTCAGGAGGATGCTGAGCTTGGCCGCAGCTTTGCTCAGTTGCAGCGAGTGCGTGAAGAGATAGCTGAACGTCGGCGCCGTGAGGATGTGCTAAAGCAGAGCATCCAGGCGGCAATGGGCGAGGCGGAGAAGGCTATCTTTCCCACCGGTACCGTGACCTGGAAGCAATCCGCCCCGAGCAATAGAGTCGATACCAAGGCTCTTGAGGCCGACTATCCTGAGCTGGTAGCACGCTACAAACAGCAGGTGCCGGGCTCGAGGCGGTTCACGATCCGCGATTAG